Genomic DNA from Catenulispora sp. EB89:
GCGGGTTTCCGGCGGCCTCGCGGTGGATCTCGTCGGCGTCGCGGCGGCCGCCGAGCAGGACCGCGGTCTGGTCGCGGGTGAGCGGATCGAGCGGTGCGAGGCGGAGCGGGCCGGTCGAGGCGTCGGCGAGCGCGGCGGCGAGGCTCGGTGCGAGCTGTCGCCGTCGGTACGCCAGAAGGCACAACACCGGGCCGTTCGCCGTGCGGCGCAACAGCTGCGCGAGCAGGCCCAGGGCCGGGCCCGCCTCGTCGGCACCGATCAGGTGCAGGTCGTCGACCGTCACCAGAACCGGTTTGCCGGCGGCCTCGTGGGCGCAGACGGCATCGACGACCTGTGCGCAGGCTTCAGCTATATTAGGGCTCTGCGTTACCTCGGCACCGCGGGTGGCGACCACCGCGACACCTTCCGCGCGCGCCGTGTTCGCCGCCGTCCACAACAGCGCGCTCTTCCCGATGCCCGGGTCCCCGGCCAGAGCCACGGCGGATCCCGAGCCGGCCTGGAGCGCGTCGAGGGCCGATCGCAGTGTGTGCAGGTGGCACTCGCGCCCGATGAGAGTGTCGACCACGCGCTGAGCTTACGGCTTGGACGGCTGCGGCGGTCCCGGACGCGCCTATTACTGTCCGTCATCGTGCGGCGCCTTTGCGAAGCTTTTGCCAACCGGCAGGCTGACGAAGGTCACAGGGACTTGCTACGTTTCCTCTCTAGTACGAGCCTCCGTAGTTGATCGGCACCGGACCGCAGCCGGCCGTCGCGTCGCACGAGGGGCACCGGGTCGCGCCGCGTCGGCGTGCCCGTCATCACCTGGATCCGCTGCTCTGGCATCTTCCCTCAGCAGTCACTTCCCAGGTCCCGCATGTCCTTCTGGCTTCATCGCGCCCAGGCGCGGCCGGGACCGTGCGCCGACTTGGGGCTGTGATGTCAAGAGTTGGTCAAAATCCTGATGGCGAGCACCTGCGGGCCGCGCTGCCGGGCCGGCGTATGAGACATGCCACCGTCACGCAAGCAAGCAAGGAGTTCCCTCATGCACAGCTCCAAGACCGTCGGCATAGCCGCGGCCTTCGCCACGGCCGCCGCGATCACCGCGGTCGCCGCCTCGCCGGCGTCCGCCGCGCAGCCGAACGCGCACCGCCACCACCACTACGCGACCGGGCTGAACATCGCCCGGGCGCGGGCCGCCGAGCACGCCGGGCTGGCCGCGAACGCCACCCGGGCCCACGGCCTGCGCGCCGCCGACGCCGTGCCGGCCGACGCCCCGGCCAGCGCCAGCCTGCAGCAGTACGCGCTGTCCCCGGGCGACCAGGGCCAGGTCGGCTCCTGCGTGACCTGGGCCACCGGGTACAGCGCCTACGGGATCCTGATGAACGAGCAGGGCATCTCCGGCGACCCGATGGCGCCGATGTACGTCTACGCCCAGATCGCCCAGGGCAACGACCAGGGCACCACCGGGGACGTCGCCCTCGGCATGGAACAGCAGCAGGGCATCGACACCAAGACCGACTACTACCAGGGTGACTTCGACTACACCACCCAGCCGGACGACAACGAGCGCGCCAACGCCGCGCACTACAAGCTGTCCGGCTACCAGACCCTGCCGGTCGGCGACGGCGCGGAGGACGCGATCAAGAGCTCGATCTCGCAGGGGCTGCCGGTGTCGGTCGGCTTCAACGTCCGGCAGAGCTTCATGGACCTGTCCGGCCAGGCCGCGTCGGACTACAGCTACCAGCCGGGCGGCGACGGCAGCGACCCGGTCGTCGGCGGCCACGA
This window encodes:
- a CDS encoding C1 family peptidase, whose amino-acid sequence is MHSSKTVGIAAAFATAAAITAVAASPASAAQPNAHRHHHYATGLNIARARAAEHAGLAANATRAHGLRAADAVPADAPASASLQQYALSPGDQGQVGSCVTWATGYSAYGILMNEQGISGDPMAPMYVYAQIAQGNDQGTTGDVALGMEQQQGIDTKTDYYQGDFDYTTQPDDNERANAAHYKLSGYQTLPVGDGAEDAIKSSISQGLPVSVGFNVRQSFMDLSGQAASDYSYQPGGDGSDPVVGGHEVAVIAYNDQGVTIENSWGSSWGDNGYVNVPWSFFTTGDVDELYSVGKLVQG